A DNA window from Loxodonta africana isolate mLoxAfr1 chromosome 7, mLoxAfr1.hap2, whole genome shotgun sequence contains the following coding sequences:
- the NUMA1 gene encoding nuclear mitotic apparatus protein 1 isoform X3, with protein MTLHATRGAALLAWVNSLHVANPVEAVLQLQDCSIFLKIIDSIRGTEEGQQIMKQPVPERLDFVCNFLQKNRKHPSSPECLVSMQKLMEGSELEMAKITMLLLYHFTMGSKSLRDWDQFEYKIQAELAVILKFVLDHEDGLNLNEDLESFLQKAPVPSTCSGTISEELSPPSYQTKKEIRFLELQNVASSSSGNNFLVGSPASPMGDILHTPQFQVRRLKKQLADERNNRDELELELAENRKLLTEKDAQIALMQQRIDRLALLNEKQASSPSETKELEELRGKNESLTMRLHETLKQCQDLKTEKSQMDRKINQLSEENGDLSFKLREFASHLQQLQGALNELTEEHGKATREWAEKQAHLEKELSTAVQDKKYLEEKNEILLGKLSQLEEHSTQLQENPPQEKGEVLGDALQLEALKQEAATLAANYAQLQAKVGELETERGQQEAKLLAERGHFEEEKQQLAGLIADLQTSVSNLTQAKENLEKSSQAQNAQLTTQVATLTSKLTTLNATLQQQDQELTGLKQQAEKEQAQLAQTLQQQQQASQDLRHQVEQLSSSLKQKEQQLEEAAREQEATRRDHAQQLATVSKKQEASLRQRDTALQQLEALEKEKAAQLEILQQQLQAANEALDSAQTSVTQAQREKAELSQKVEELHARVEAAHRDQHEAQAQVTELEAQLRSEQQKATEREGVAQEKDQLQEQLQALEESLKATKGLLEEEKRRAADAREEQQRCISELEAEARNLLEQRKQEQRELEEEKAGRKGLETQLQQLGEAHQAETEALRQKLAEAIASQRRGESEYEELVKEVATWRERYEDSQQEEAQYGAMFQEQLVALKEECEKARQELQEAKEKVAGIEAHSELQISRQQNELTQLKASLARALQQVQEKEVRAQKLADDLSALQEKMAATSKEVARLEALVRKAGEQQETGPRELLKEHPRAGDREAEWLEEQQGRQFCSTQATLQAMEREAERMGSELERLRAALMESQGQQQEERGQQEREVARLTQERGRAQADLALEKAAKAELEMRLQNALNEQRVEFAALQEALAHALREKEGKDQELAKLRGQEAAQKTELGELRQTLEQLKEQLAKKEKELAKKEKERQQSVGMTSGEDASGSGTPSGAVGKTEPSGAELEALRAEVSNLEQQCRGHQEKASSLERRLEAERASHTEWDNALETLRSQLEEKAQELGCSQDALASAQRELATHRAKAQDHSKAEDEWKAHVARGKQEAERKNSLISSLEEEVSILNRQVLEKEGESKELKRLVVAESEKSQKLEERLRLLQAETASSSARAAERSSALREEVQTLRDEAEKQRAASENLRQELASQAEREEELGQELKAWQEKFFQKEQALSALQLEHTSTQALVSELLPVKHLCQQLQAEQAAAEKRHREELEQSKQAAGGLRAELMRVQRELGELVPLRQKVAEQERTAQQLRAEKASYAEQLSMLKKAHGLLAEENRGLGERANLGRQFLEVELDQAREKYVQELAAVRADAETRLAEVRQEAQNGARELEVMTAKYEGAKVKVLEERQRFQEERQKLTAQVEELSKKLADHDQASKVQQQKLKAQGSESQQEAQRLQAQVNELQVQLSQKEQAAEHYKLQMEKAKTHYDAKKQQNQELQEQLRGLEQLQKENKELRAEAERLGRELQQAGLKTKEAEQTCRHLTAQVHSLEAQVAHADQQLRDLGKFQVATDALKSREPQTKPQLDLSIDSLDLSCEEGTPLAIASKLPRTQPDGTSVPGEPASPISQRLPPKVESLESLYFTPISTRSQAPLESSLDSLGEVFLDSGRKTRSARRRTTQIINITMTKKLDVEEPDSANSSFHSTQSAPASQASLRATSSTQSLPCLNSANDGNSALLSLPGYRPITRSSARHSQARVSSGAPSGRNSFYMGTCQDEPEQLDDWNRIAELQRRNRVCPPHLKTCYPVESRPSLSLATITDEEMKTGDPQETLRRASMQPAQIAEGTGITTRQQRKRVSSESHQGPGTPESKKATSCFPRPMTPRDRHEGRKQSTIKAQEKAAPAVVKQADRRQSMAFSILNTPKKLGNSLLRRGASKKAPSKASPNTRSGTRRSPRIATTTASATSAATATPRAKGKAKH; from the exons AAAATCGAAAACATCCCTCTTCTCCAGAATGCCTGGTATCTATGCAGAAATTGATGGAGGGGTCAGAGCTGGAAATGGCCAAG ATAACCATGCTGCTCTTATACCACTTCACCATGGGCTCCAAAAGCCTCAGAGACTGGGACCAATTTGAATACAAGATTCAG GCTGAGTTAGCTGTCATTCTCAAATTTGTGCTGGACCATGAGGATGGGCTAAATCTTAATGAAGACTTAGAGAGCTTCTTGCAAAAAG ctcctgtcccttccaccTGTTCTGGCACCATCTCTGAAGAGCTCTCCCCACCCAGCTACCAGACCAAGAAGGAGATTCGCTTCCTAGAGCTACAGAACGTTGCCTCCTCTTCCAGTGGGAACAA CTTCCTTGTAGGATCTCCAGCCTCCCCCATGGGCGACATCCTGCATACCCCACAATTCCAGGTGAGGCGGCTGAAGAAGCAGCTTGCAGATGAGCGAAACAATAGGGATGAGCTAGAGCTGGAGTTGGCCGAGAACCGCAAGCTCCTTACCGAGAAGG ATGCACAGATAGCCCTGATGCAGCAACGCATTGACCGCCTGGCACTGCTCAATGAGAAGCAGGCATCCAGCCCATCGGAGACCAAGGAGCTTGAGGAGCTACGGGGCAAGAATGAGAG CCTCACTATGCGGCTGCATGAGACTCTGAAGCAGTGCCAGGACCTGAAGACAGAGAAGAGCCAGATGGATCGCAAGATCAACCAGCTTTCTGAGGAGAATGGTGACCTTTCCTTTAAG CTGCGGGAGTTTGCCAGTCATTTGCAGCAACTACAGGGCGCCCTCAATGAGCTGACAGAAGAGCATGGCAAGGCCACCCGGGAGTGGGCGGAGAAGCAGGCCCATCTCGAGAAGGAGCTCAGCACAGCCGTGCAGGACAAG AAATACCTTGAAGAGAAGAATGAAATTCTTCTGGGAAAACTTTCACAGCTGGAAGAACATTCAACCCAGCTTCAGGAGAACCCACCCCAGGAGAAGGGTGAGGTGCTGGGTGATGCCTTGCAG CTGGAAGCCCTGAAACAAGAGGCAGCCACTCTTGCTGCAAACTATGCCCAGCTCCAGGCCAAGGTGGGGGAGCTGGAGACTGAGCGGGGCCAGCAGGAAGCCAAACTACTTGCCGAGCGGGGCCACTTTGAAGAAGAAAAGCAGCAGCTGGCTGGTCTGATTGCTGACCTGCAGACCTCTGTCTCCAACCTCACCCAGGCCAAGGAAAACCTGGAGAAGTCCTCGCAGGCTCAGAATGCCCAGCTGACTACCCAGGTGGCCACTTTGACCTCCAAGCTCACCACACTGAATGCTACCCTCCAGCAGCAGGATCAAGAGCTAACTGGTCTGAAGCAGCAGGCGGAGAAAGAGCAGGCCCAGCTAGCCCAGACtctccagcaacaacaacaggcctCCCAGGATCTCCGCCACCAGGTGGAGCAGTTGAGCAGCAGCCTGAAGCAGAAGGAGCAGCAGTTGGAGGAGGCAGCCAGGGAGCAGGAGGCAACTAGGCGGGACCACGCCCAACAACTGGCCactgtttccaagaagcaagAGGCCTCCTTAAGACAGAGGGACACAGCTCTTCAGCAGCTGGAGGCACTGGAGAAGGAGAAGGCTGCCCAGCTGGAGATTCTGCAACAGCAACTTCAGGCTGCTAATGAAGCCCTGGACAGTGCCCAGACCTCAGTGACACAGGCCCAGCGGGAAAAGGCAGAGCTGAGCCAAAAGGTCGAGGAACTCCATGCCCGTGTTGAGGCAGCCCACCGGGACCAGCATGAAGCCCAGGCCCAGGTGACAGAGCTGGAGGCCCAGTTGAGGTCTGAGCAGCAAAAAGCAACTGAGAGAGAAGGGGTGGCCCAGGAAAAGGACCAACTCCAAGAGCAGCTCCAGGCCCTTGAGGAGTCCTTGAAGGCCACCAAGGGCCTCCTTGAGGAGGAGAAGCGCCGGGCTGCAGACGCCCGGGAGGAGCAGCAGCGTTGTATCTCTGAGCTGGAGGCAGAGGCCCGGAACCTGTTGGAGCAGCGTAAACAGGAGCAGAGGGAACTAGAAGAAGAGAAGGCTGGGCGCAAGGGACTGGAGACCCAGTTACAGCAGCTTGGGGAAGCCCATCAGGCCGAGACAGAAGCCCTACGGCAGAAGCTGGCAGAGGCCATAGCCTCCCAGCGCAGGGGTGAGAGCGAATATGAGGAGCTCGTCAAGGAGGTAGCTACCTGGCGTGAGCGATATGAGGATAGCCAGCAAGAAGAGGCGCAGTATGGCGCCATGTTCCAGGAACAGCTTGTGGCTCTGAAGGAGGAATGTGAGAAGGCCCGCCAGGAGCTGCAGGAGGCAAAGGAGAAGGTGGCAGGGATAGAGGCCCACAGTGAGCTCCAGATAAGCCGGCAGCAGAACGAGCTCACTCAACTCAAAGCCAGCCTGGCTAGAGCCCTCCAGCAGGTCCAGGAGAAGGAGGTCAGGGCCCAGAAGCTTGCTGATGACCTCTCTGCTTTGCAGGAGAAGATGGCTGCTACCAGCAAGGAGGTGGCCCGCCTGGAGGCCTTGGTGCGCAAGGCAGGAGAGCAGCAGGAAACAGGCCCCCGTGAGCTACTCAAGGAGCACCCAAGGGCAGGAGATAGAGAGGCAGAGTGGCTGGAAGAGCAGCAGGGCCGCCAGTTCTGTAGCACACAGGCCACACTGCAGGCCATGGAGCGTGAGGCAGAGCGTATGGGCAGtgagctggagaggctgcgggctGCACTGATGGAGAGCCAGGGCCAGCAGCAGGAGGAGCGTGGGCAGCAGGAGAGGGAGGTGGCACGGCTGACCCAGGAGCGGGGCCGGGCCCAAGCTGACCTTGCTCTGGAGAAGGCAGCCAAGGCAGAGCTGGAGATGAGGCTGCAGAATGCCCTCAATGAACAGCGTGTAGAGTTTGCTGCCCTGCAAGAGGCACTAGCCCATGCCCTGagggaaaaggaagggaaggatcAAGAGCTGGCCAAGCTTCGTGGTCAGGAGGCAGCCCAGAAAACAGAGCTGGGGGAGCTTCGGCAAACCTTGGAGCAACTGAAAGAACAGCTAGCTAAGAAGGAAAAGGAGCTGGCTAAGAAGGAGAAGGAGCGCCAACAGTCTGTAGGAATGACCAGTGGAGAAGATGCTTCTGGGTCAGGAACCCCGTCTGGGGCTGTTGGAAAGACAGAGCCATCAGGTGCAGAGCTGGAAGCTCTGCGGGCAGAGGTGAGCAATCTGGAGCAGCAGTGCCGGGGGCATCAGGAGAAAGCCTCCAGCCTGGAGCGCAGGCTGGAGGCTGAGCGGGCCTCCCACACAGAGTGGGACAATGCTCTGGAGACATTGAGGAGCCAGTTAGAGGAGAAGGCCCAGGAGCTGGGGTGCAGTCAAGATGCCTTAGCTTCAGCCCAAAGGGAGTTGGCCACTCACCGTGCCAAGGCCCAAGACCACAGCAAGGCTGAGGATGAGTGGAAGGCCCACGTGGCCCGGGGCAAGCAGGaggctgaaagaaaaaacagcCTCATCAGCAGCCTGGAGGAGGAGGTGTCTATCCTGAATCGCCAGGTCctggagaaggagggtgagagcaAGGAGCTGAAGCGGCTGGTTGTAGCCGAGTCAGAGAAgagccagaagctggaagagaggcTGCGTCTGCTCCAGGCAGAGACTGCCAGCAGCAGTGCCAGAGCAGCAgagcgcagctctgctctgcgGGAGGAGGTGCAGACCCTTCGGGATGAAGCAGAAAAACAGCGAGCAGCTTCAGAAAATCTGCGGCAGGAGCTGGCCTCGCAGGCAGAGCGAGAGGAGGAGCTAGGCCAAGAACTGAAGGCGTGGCAGGAGAAGTTCTTCCAGAAGGAGCAGGCCCTCTCTGCCTTGCAGCTTGAGCACACCAGCACACAGGCCCTGGTGAGTGAGTTGCTGCCTGTCAAGCACCTGTGCCAGCAGCTGCAGGCTGAGCAGGCAGCTGCTGAGAAGCGCCATCGTGAGGAGCTGGAGCAGAGCAAGCAGGCAGCTGGTGGGCTGCGGGCCGAGCTGATGCGGGTCCAGCGGGAGCTCGGGGAGCTAGTGCCCCTTCGGCAGAAGGTGGCAGAGCAGGAGCGAACAGCCCAGCAGCTGCGGGCAGAGAAGGCCAGCTACGCCGAGCAGCTAAGCATGCTGAAAAAGGCCCATGGCCTGCTGGCAGAGGAGAACCGGGGCCTGGGGGAACGGGCCAACCTTGGCCGGCAGTTTCTGGAAGTAGAGTTGGATCAGGCTCGGGAGAAGTATGTCCAAGAGCTGGCAGCTGTGCGTGCTGACGCAGAGACCCGGCTGGCTGAGGTGCGGCAGGAAGCACAGAATGGTGCCCGGGAGCTGGAGGTGATGACTGCCAAGTATGAGGGTGCCAAGGTCAAGGTCCTGGAGGAGAGGCAGCGGTTCCAGGAAGAGAGGCAGAAACTCACTGCCCAG GTGGAAGAACTGAGTAAGAAGCTAGCTGACCATGACCAAGCCAGCAAGGTGCAGCAGCAGAAGCTGAAG GCCCAGGGAAGCGAGAGCCAGCAGGAGGCCCAACGCCTCCAGGCCCAGGTAAATGAGCTGCAGGTCCAGTTGAGTCAGAAGGAGCAGGCAGCTGAGCACTACAAGCTGCAG ATGGAGAAAGCCAAGACCCATTATGATGCCAAGAAGCAGCAAAACCAAGAGCTGCAGGAGCAGCTGCGGGGCCTGGAGCAGctacagaaagaaaacaaggagCTGCGGGCTGAAGCTGAGCGGCTGGGCCGGGAACTGCAGCAGGCCGGGCTGAAGACCAAGGAGGCTGAACAGACCTGCCGCCACCTTACTGCCCAGGTGCATAGCCTGGAGGCACAG GTTGCCCATGCTGACCAGCAGCTTCGGGACCTGGGCAAGTTCCAAGTGGCAACTGATGCCTTAAAGAGCCGGGAGCCCCAGACTAAGCCCCAGCTGGACTTGAGCATTGACAGCCTGGACTTGAGCTGCGAGGAGGGAACCCCACTTGCTATCGCCAG CAAGCTGCCTCGTACCCAGCCAGATGGCACCAGTGTCCCTGGAGAGCCAGCCTCACCTATCTCCCAGCGCCTGCCCCCCAAGGTAGAATCCCTGGAGAGTCTCTACTTCACCCCCATCTCTACTCGAAGTCAGGCCCCCCTGGAAAGCAGCCTGGACTCCCTGGGGGAAGTCTTCCTGGACTCAGGCCGTAAGACCCGCTCCGCTCGTCGACGCACCACACAAATCATCAACATCACCATGACCAAG AAGCTGGATGTGGAGGAGCCAGACAGCGCCAACTCATCCTTCCATAGCACACAGTCTGCCCCTGCATCCCAGGCGAGCCTGCGGGCCACGTCCTCTACCCAGTCTCTACCCTGCCTGAACTCTGCCAATGATGGCAACTCGGCTCTACTCAGCCTGCCTGGCTACCGGCCCATCACTCGCAGCTCTGCTCGCCACTCCCAGGCCAGGGTGTCTAGTGGGGCCCCTTCAG GAAGGAACAGTTTCTACATGGGCACGTGCCAGGATGAGCCAGAGCAGCTGGATGACTGGAACCGCATTGCAGAGCTGCAGCGGCGCAATCGCGTATGCCCCCCGCACCTGAAGACCTGCTATCCCGTAGAATCCAGG CCTTCCCTGAGTCTGGCCACCATCACAGATGAGGAGATGAAAACTGGTGATCCCCAGGAGACCCTGCGTCGGGCCAGCATGCAGCCAGCCCAGATCGCTGAGGGCACTGGCATCACCACCCGGCAGCAGCGCAAACGGGTCTCCTCAGAGTCCCACCAGGGCCCTGGCACCCCTGAG TCTAAGAAGGCCACCAGCTGTTTCCCACGCCCTATGACTCCCCGTGACCGACATGAAGGGCGCAAACAGAGCACTATCAAGGCCCAGGAGAAAGCAGCTCCAGCTGTTGTTAAACAG GCTGACCGGCGCCAGTCAATGGCCTTCAGCATCCTCAACACGCCCAAGAAGCTCGGGAATAGCCTTCTGCGGAGGGGGGCCTCAAAGAAAGCCCCATCCAAGGCCTCCCCCAACACCCGCAGTGGAACCCGTCGCTCTCCTCGCATTGCCACCACCACAGCCAGCGCCACCAGTGCTGCCACCGCCACCCCTCGGGCCAAGGGCAAG GCAAAGCACTAA